The following proteins come from a genomic window of Fontisubflavum oceani:
- a CDS encoding GFA family protein: MTTRTATCRCGQLTATCTGEPVRISVCHCLACQKRSGSAFATQARWPDAHVRIDGRSKTWSRIADSGHRATYRFCPDCGSTLAYVIEGWPGVTAIPVGNFADPTFPAPLFSVYEHRKHTWVDILGAEVAHSASPSGARNPGADLKR; encoded by the coding sequence ATGACGACACGAACCGCCACCTGTCGCTGCGGCCAACTGACGGCGACATGCACGGGCGAGCCGGTGCGTATCTCGGTCTGCCATTGCCTGGCCTGCCAGAAACGCAGTGGCAGCGCCTTTGCGACGCAAGCCCGCTGGCCAGATGCGCATGTTCGGATCGACGGCAGGTCAAAAACCTGGTCCCGGATCGCCGATAGCGGGCACCGGGCCACGTATCGGTTTTGCCCAGACTGCGGGTCGACGCTCGCCTATGTGATCGAAGGCTGGCCCGGGGTCACGGCGATTCCCGTGGGGAATTTCGCAGACCCCACTTTTCCGGCGCCGCTGTTCTCCGTCTATGAGCATCGGAAACACACCTGGGTCGATATTCTGGGTGCAGAGGTGGCGCATTCCGCGAGCCCGTCCGGCGCGCGCA
- a CDS encoding TetR/AcrR family transcriptional regulator translates to MPRGLARDHAEKRAALRKGAATHFAEHGYDRASMASVATACGVSKALIYHYYDSKEALLFDILEGHLGALVDAVEAVPEGDAPEAHLRALIHAILANYRDADAEHKLQIDALETLPAELKAPLVDLQRRLVQRMGDALAAIGVRKEPRAVTMTVFGMLNWFYMWHRQGKGISRAAYGDLVTDMVLDGVRGL, encoded by the coding sequence ATGCCGCGCGGATTGGCCCGAGATCATGCCGAGAAACGCGCCGCCTTGCGCAAGGGGGCCGCGACGCACTTTGCGGAACATGGCTATGATCGCGCCTCGATGGCCTCGGTGGCGACGGCCTGCGGCGTCTCTAAAGCGCTGATCTATCACTACTATGACAGCAAGGAGGCGCTGCTTTTCGACATCCTGGAAGGGCATCTGGGCGCTTTGGTCGATGCGGTCGAAGCGGTGCCAGAGGGTGACGCGCCAGAGGCCCATCTGCGTGCATTGATCCACGCCATTCTTGCCAATTACCGCGACGCGGATGCGGAGCACAAACTACAAATCGACGCCTTGGAGACCCTGCCAGCCGAGTTGAAAGCGCCTCTGGTCGACCTTCAACGCCGTCTTGTGCAGCGGATGGGCGACGCGTTGGCGGCGATTGGTGTTCGTAAGGAGCCGCGCGCCGTGACCATGACCGTTTTTGGCATGCTGAACTGGTTCTACATGTGGCACCGACAGGGCAAAGGGATCAGCCGCGCGGCTTATGGCGATCTGGTCACCGATATGGTGTTGGACGGCGTCCGAGGGCTTTGA
- the paaK gene encoding phenylacetate--CoA ligase PaaK, with translation MLDLTPKREDLDPIEIASRDEISALQLERMKWSLAHAYANVPFYRDSFDNADVHPDDLKSLADLAKFPFTVKQDLRDNYPFGMFAVPRDKVARVHASSGTTGQPTVVGYTAKDIDTWATCVARSMRASGTRPGDVVHISYGYGLFTGGLGAHYGAEKLGCTVVPVSGGMTPRQVRLIEDFGASTIMVTPSYALSILDAYREQGLDPRKSPLKVGIFGAEPWTNAMREEIEQAFDMHAVDIYGLSEVMGPGVANECVETKDGLHIWEDHFYPEVVNPKTGQPVADGEQGELVFTSLTKEAFPIIRYRTRDLTRLLPGTARSMRRMEKITGRSDDMIILRGVNIFPTQIEEQLMEIAGLAPHFQIELSREGRMDEMTVHVEAADGPMGSETLDAAAANLKRRIKERVGVTVGITAHGSGGVARSQGKAVRIIDNRPKD, from the coding sequence ATGTTGGACCTGACGCCGAAGCGGGAGGACCTGGACCCGATCGAGATCGCCAGCCGAGACGAAATCTCCGCCCTGCAATTGGAGCGGATGAAATGGTCCCTCGCCCATGCCTATGCCAATGTGCCCTTTTATAGAGACAGTTTTGACAATGCGGACGTGCATCCCGATGACCTGAAATCGCTCGCGGATCTGGCGAAATTCCCCTTCACGGTGAAGCAGGACCTGCGGGACAATTACCCGTTTGGGATGTTTGCCGTGCCGCGGGACAAGGTGGCGCGGGTGCATGCGTCTTCGGGCACGACGGGGCAGCCGACGGTCGTGGGCTATACCGCGAAAGACATCGACACCTGGGCCACTTGCGTTGCGCGGTCGATGCGGGCCAGCGGCACGCGACCGGGCGATGTGGTGCATATCTCTTATGGCTATGGGCTTTTCACCGGCGGGCTTGGCGCGCATTACGGGGCGGAGAAGCTGGGCTGCACGGTTGTACCGGTTTCCGGTGGAATGACACCGCGCCAGGTTCGGTTGATCGAGGATTTTGGCGCCTCGACGATCATGGTCACGCCGTCCTATGCGCTGTCGATTCTGGATGCGTATCGCGAGCAGGGGTTGGACCCGCGCAAAAGCCCCCTGAAGGTCGGGATTTTCGGCGCGGAACCTTGGACCAACGCGATGCGGGAAGAGATCGAGCAAGCGTTCGACATGCATGCGGTCGATATCTATGGCCTGTCTGAGGTGATGGGGCCGGGTGTCGCCAATGAATGCGTGGAGACCAAAGACGGGCTGCATATCTGGGAGGATCATTTCTATCCCGAAGTGGTGAACCCCAAGACCGGACAGCCCGTCGCCGATGGCGAGCAGGGGGAGCTGGTCTTTACCTCGCTCACCAAAGAGGCCTTCCCGATCATTCGATATCGGACGCGGGATCTGACCCGGCTTTTGCCCGGGACGGCGCGGAGCATGCGGCGGATGGAGAAGATCACCGGGCGGTCAGACGATATGATCATCCTGCGCGGGGTGAATATCTTCCCGACCCAGATCGAAGAGCAGTTGATGGAGATCGCCGGGCTTGCGCCGCATTTCCAGATCGAGCTGAGCCGTGAGGGCCGGATGGATGAGATGACCGTGCATGTGGAGGCGGCAGACGGGCCGATGGGTTCGGAGACGCTAGACGCAGCGGCGGCAAACCTGAAACGGCGGATCAAGGAGCGGGTCGGCGTGACGGTTGGGATCACCGCGCATGGTTCGGGCGGCGTGGCGCGGAGCCAAGGCAAGGCCGTGCGGATCATCGACAACCGGCCGAAGGACTAA
- the paaI gene encoding hydroxyphenylacetyl-CoA thioesterase PaaI, giving the protein MTPEERARRSAEAMWAGDAASKWVGMRLEEVGPGYARMSCEIRPEHLNGHQICHGGVIFSLADSAFAFACNSHNQHAVAQHNSISYLSPGQPGERLTAEAREVSKQGRSGITDVVVTGGDGRRVALFRGASRSLQGTHFEEEK; this is encoded by the coding sequence ATGACACCAGAGGAACGCGCGCGGCGAAGCGCCGAGGCGATGTGGGCCGGCGATGCCGCATCGAAATGGGTCGGCATGCGACTGGAAGAGGTCGGGCCGGGCTATGCGCGGATGTCATGCGAGATCCGGCCGGAGCATCTGAACGGGCATCAGATTTGCCATGGCGGGGTGATTTTCAGCCTGGCCGACAGCGCCTTTGCCTTCGCTTGCAACAGCCACAACCAACACGCCGTCGCGCAGCACAATTCGATCAGCTATCTGAGCCCGGGGCAACCAGGCGAGCGGCTGACGGCGGAAGCGCGCGAAGTGTCTAAACAAGGGCGAAGTGGGATCACCGACGTGGTTGTCACCGGCGGCGACGGGCGGCGCGTGGCGCTGTTCCGCGGCGCATCCCGCAGCCTTCAAGGCACGCATTTCGAGGAGGAGAAGTGA
- the paaZ gene encoding phenylacetic acid degradation bifunctional protein PaaZ, producing the protein MLELQSFAAGQWVAPDANARQMHSAVTGEVIARGGAALDTQAMIDHAVRVGGPALRAMDFHQRAKMLKALAQYIDGRKEELYALNPLSGATRADGWIDIDGGIGTMFVFASKGRREMPEGHIYIDGNVEQLSRNGTFLGQHVAVPLRGVAVHINAFNFPVWGMLEKLAPALLAGVPCIVKPATATCYLTEACVRIMLDSGLLPEGAVQLIIGGTGDLLDRLGPQDVVSFTGSADTALMLRSNPHLLKHGARFIAEQDSLNASVLGPDVTPDAPEFDLFIKEAAREITTKAGQKCTAIRRIIVPEAQLDAVGEALAAKLAKTRIGDPALETTRMGALAGADQKQDVITKLQHIASETEMLYGDSDMIEVDGADATVGAFLNPILLRCLEPDSARHVHETEAFGPVSTLMPYYDLAHAADLANRGGGSLVASVITHDPAVARNMVAEAGAWHGRIYINDRDSMGESTGHGSPLPHMTHGGPGRAGGGEEMGGIRGVLHYMQRVAVQGSPRMLTAVTGQWVNGAEETAPKTHPFQLTFDEIEIGHTIKTAPREVTLEDIEHFAHFTGDTFYAHMDEEAAQANPFFPGRVAHGYLLLSFAAGLFVQPDPGPVLANTGLNALSFQKPVSPGDHLWVRLTAKRKTRRTDDYGEVRWNVTLYNKDDEQTGEYELLTMVAYSR; encoded by the coding sequence ATGCTAGAGCTTCAAAGCTTCGCCGCCGGCCAGTGGGTCGCGCCGGATGCCAATGCCCGCCAAATGCATAGCGCTGTGACGGGCGAGGTGATCGCGCGCGGCGGCGCCGCGCTGGATACCCAAGCGATGATCGACCATGCCGTTCGTGTGGGTGGCCCAGCGCTCCGCGCGATGGATTTCCACCAACGGGCCAAGATGCTGAAAGCGCTCGCGCAGTACATTGATGGCCGGAAAGAGGAGCTTTACGCGCTGAACCCGCTTTCGGGTGCTACCCGCGCCGATGGCTGGATCGACATCGATGGCGGCATTGGCACGATGTTCGTGTTCGCCTCCAAAGGCCGCCGCGAAATGCCCGAGGGCCATATCTATATCGATGGCAACGTCGAGCAGCTCTCCCGCAACGGCACCTTCCTGGGGCAGCACGTGGCTGTCCCGCTGCGCGGCGTTGCCGTCCATATCAACGCGTTTAACTTCCCGGTTTGGGGGATGCTGGAAAAGCTCGCGCCCGCGCTTCTGGCGGGGGTGCCTTGCATCGTCAAACCCGCCACTGCGACCTGTTATCTGACCGAGGCCTGCGTGCGGATCATGCTAGACTCGGGCCTGCTGCCAGAGGGCGCGGTGCAGTTGATCATTGGCGGCACAGGCGATCTTCTGGACCGTCTCGGCCCGCAAGATGTGGTGAGTTTCACCGGTTCTGCCGACACCGCGCTGATGCTGCGATCCAACCCGCATCTGTTGAAACATGGCGCGCGCTTCATCGCCGAGCAGGACAGTCTGAACGCGTCGGTTCTGGGCCCGGATGTCACCCCGGATGCGCCGGAGTTCGATCTTTTCATCAAAGAAGCCGCCCGAGAGATCACGACGAAAGCGGGGCAGAAATGTACCGCGATCCGCCGGATCATCGTGCCGGAGGCGCAACTGGACGCGGTGGGCGAGGCGCTGGCCGCAAAGCTTGCCAAAACCCGGATCGGCGACCCGGCGCTTGAGACAACCCGGATGGGCGCGCTCGCCGGAGCCGATCAGAAGCAAGATGTGATCACAAAACTCCAACACATCGCCAGCGAGACGGAGATGCTCTATGGCGACAGCGATATGATCGAAGTGGATGGGGCCGACGCGACCGTCGGCGCGTTTCTGAATCCGATCCTACTCCGCTGTTTAGAGCCTGATTCTGCACGTCATGTGCATGAAACCGAAGCCTTTGGGCCGGTCTCCACACTCATGCCCTATTACGATCTCGCCCATGCCGCCGACCTGGCAAATCGCGGCGGCGGCAGCCTCGTCGCCTCTGTGATCACACATGACCCCGCCGTTGCGCGGAACATGGTGGCGGAGGCCGGGGCTTGGCATGGCCGCATCTATATCAATGATCGCGACAGTATGGGCGAGAGCACCGGCCACGGCTCGCCCCTGCCGCATATGACCCATGGCGGCCCGGGCCGGGCCGGCGGTGGCGAAGAGATGGGCGGGATCCGCGGTGTGCTGCATTATATGCAGCGGGTGGCGGTTCAGGGCTCGCCTCGGATGTTGACCGCGGTCACCGGCCAATGGGTCAATGGCGCGGAAGAAACTGCGCCCAAAACCCACCCGTTCCAGCTCACCTTTGACGAGATCGAGATCGGCCATACGATCAAGACCGCGCCGCGTGAGGTGACCCTCGAAGATATCGAGCATTTCGCCCATTTCACCGGCGATACGTTTTACGCCCATATGGATGAAGAGGCGGCTCAGGCGAACCCGTTCTTCCCCGGTCGCGTTGCCCATGGCTATCTTCTGCTAAGCTTCGCCGCTGGGCTGTTTGTGCAGCCTGATCCCGGGCCGGTGCTCGCCAATACGGGTCTGAATGCCCTCAGTTTCCAAAAACCGGTCAGCCCCGGCGATCATCTCTGGGTGCGCCTTACCGCGAAACGCAAAACCCGACGCACCGATGACTATGGCGAGGTGCGCTGGAATGTGACGCTCTACAACAAAGATGATGAGCAGACCGGTGAATATGAGCTTTTGACGATGGTGGCCTATTCCCGCTAA
- a CDS encoding PaaX family transcriptional regulator C-terminal domain-containing protein, which produces MTDLLQPLLDDYLHDQGRLRVWSLIVTILGDTVENRQKTISTTRLSLVLDRLGVGQAAQKTALSRLVKDGWAERSKEGRNTFYGFTEKGREAFVPASRLVYAPPRDEEPVHWLMAVSDAPRGLPVAPGVGLWPVDFAPVEKGASVAGWIESMPAGLQAISPDHQAEADQLTALLRYLDVTFSPDCDLDALAARMVLIHRWRRYVLRYPEVPQKLAPEGWAGLKLRENIGRAYWSLTGAAEEWLQAPGDGFRALAMPDRGYWERFGYQK; this is translated from the coding sequence ATGACGGATTTATTGCAGCCCCTTCTCGACGACTATTTGCATGACCAGGGCCGATTGCGGGTCTGGTCGCTGATCGTGACCATTTTGGGCGATACGGTTGAGAACCGGCAAAAGACGATCTCAACCACCCGGCTGAGCCTCGTGCTGGATCGGCTTGGCGTTGGGCAGGCGGCGCAGAAAACGGCGCTGTCGCGGTTGGTCAAAGATGGTTGGGCCGAGCGGAGCAAAGAAGGCCGAAACACCTTTTACGGTTTTACGGAAAAGGGCCGAGAGGCCTTTGTGCCCGCCTCGCGGCTGGTCTATGCGCCGCCGCGCGATGAGGAACCGGTGCATTGGTTGATGGCGGTCTCGGATGCGCCGCGGGGCCTGCCCGTTGCGCCGGGTGTCGGGCTCTGGCCGGTTGATTTTGCACCGGTTGAGAAAGGCGCGTCGGTGGCCGGCTGGATCGAATCGATGCCGGCAGGGTTGCAGGCGATCTCACCCGATCATCAGGCCGAAGCGGACCAACTCACCGCTCTTTTGCGCTATTTGGACGTCACGTTTTCTCCAGATTGCGACCTTGATGCCCTGGCCGCGCGGATGGTTTTGATCCACCGCTGGCGACGGTATGTTTTGCGCTATCCAGAGGTGCCGCAGAAACTGGCACCGGAGGGGTGGGCGGGCCTGAAATTGAGGGAGAATATCGGGCGGGCTTATTGGTCCCTGACCGGGGCGGCGGAAGAGTGGCTGCAGGCCCCGGGCGACGGGTTTCGCGCCCTGGCGATGCCCGACCGAGGCTACTGGGAGCGGTTCGGTTACCAAAAATAG
- the paaA gene encoding 1,2-phenylacetyl-CoA epoxidase subunit PaaA: protein MYSQGLIGADSGTEETPEFLARFQARIDAEEKIEPNDAMPEGYRRTLVRQIGQHAHSEIVGMLPEGNWITRAPSLKRKAALLAKVQDEGGHGLYLYAAAETLGVSREEMTEELHSGKAKYSSIFNYPTLSWADIGTIGWLVDGAAIMNQIPLCRCSFGPYARAMIRVCKEESFHQRQGYEIVMTLANGTPAQRDMAQDALNRWWWPSLMMFGPHDADSEHSDQSMAWKIKRFSNDELRQKFIDATVPQAEFLGLAVPDKDLKWNEEKGGYDHGEIDWSEFWRVVKGGGAMNVDRIRDRKAAWDDGAWVREAALAHAEKRAARKQAAE from the coding sequence ATGTATTCCCAAGGATTGATTGGCGCTGACAGCGGCACCGAAGAGACACCCGAATTTCTGGCGCGATTCCAGGCACGCATAGATGCCGAGGAGAAGATCGAGCCAAATGACGCGATGCCCGAGGGCTATCGCCGGACGCTCGTCCGCCAGATCGGGCAGCACGCGCATTCCGAGATTGTGGGGATGCTGCCCGAGGGCAATTGGATCACCAGAGCGCCCTCTTTGAAACGCAAAGCCGCACTTTTGGCGAAGGTGCAGGATGAGGGCGGGCATGGGCTTTACCTCTACGCCGCCGCCGAAACCTTGGGTGTTTCCCGCGAGGAGATGACCGAGGAGTTGCATTCGGGCAAAGCCAAATATTCCAGTATTTTCAACTATCCAACGCTGTCCTGGGCCGATATCGGCACGATTGGTTGGCTGGTGGATGGTGCCGCGATCATGAACCAGATCCCGCTCTGCCGGTGTTCCTTTGGACCTTATGCCCGGGCGATGATCCGGGTCTGTAAGGAAGAGAGTTTTCACCAGCGCCAAGGCTATGAAATCGTCATGACGCTGGCCAATGGCACGCCTGCGCAGCGCGACATGGCGCAGGATGCGTTGAACCGGTGGTGGTGGCCGAGCCTGATGATGTTTGGGCCGCATGATGCCGATAGCGAGCATTCCGATCAGTCGATGGCGTGGAAAATCAAGCGGTTCTCCAATGATGAGCTGCGGCAGAAATTCATCGACGCGACCGTGCCGCAGGCCGAGTTCTTGGGCCTGGCCGTTCCGGATAAAGACCTGAAATGGAACGAGGAAAAGGGTGGCTACGATCACGGAGAGATCGACTGGTCCGAGTTCTGGCGGGTTGTGAAAGGCGGCGGCGCGATGAATGTGGACCGGATCAGGGATCGGAAAGCGGCCTGGGATGATGGCGCCTGGGTGCGCGAAGCCGCGCTGGCCCATGCGGAGAAGCGCGCCGCGCGAAAGCAGGCGGCAGAGTGA
- the paaB gene encoding 1,2-phenylacetyl-CoA epoxidase subunit PaaB: MAEATPLWEVFIRPRNGLSHKHCGSLHAADEVMALNAARDVYTRRGEGVSIWVVPSAAVFASDPDQAAENFEPTADKIYRHPTFYEIPEDVGHM; the protein is encoded by the coding sequence ATGGCTGAGGCGACGCCTTTGTGGGAAGTGTTTATCCGGCCCCGGAACGGGTTGAGCCATAAGCATTGTGGCTCACTACATGCGGCGGATGAGGTCATGGCGCTGAACGCGGCCCGTGATGTCTATACCCGGCGTGGCGAAGGCGTCAGCATTTGGGTTGTTCCAAGCGCGGCGGTTTTTGCCAGCGACCCGGATCAGGCGGCGGAGAATTTTGAGCCGACGGCGGATAAGATTTATCGCCATCCGACCTTCTATGAGATTCCCGAAGATGTGGGGCATATGTGA
- the paaC gene encoding 1,2-phenylacetyl-CoA epoxidase subunit PaaC, giving the protein MALLNAVLELADDHLILGHRISEWCGHAPMLEEDLALPNMALDMIGTARVLYDYAAKLEGQGRSEDDMAMLRVEREYRNCLLVERPNGDFAQTMLRQLYFATFMEPFWKAALASPDEVIRGVAGKAVKEMAYHIRHAAEWVIRLGDGTEESAAKMQAAVVELHRFTGELFESSAAAVSCEADGILPVRAEMRGEWDRVIGMVFGEALLELPDVPYPQAGGRDGIHGEGLGHLLAEMQYLQRAHPGAEW; this is encoded by the coding sequence ATGGCCTTGCTCAACGCGGTTTTGGAGCTGGCCGATGATCATCTGATCTTGGGGCACCGGATTTCCGAATGGTGCGGCCATGCGCCGATGTTGGAAGAGGATCTCGCGCTGCCGAATATGGCGCTGGATATGATCGGGACGGCGCGGGTGCTTTATGACTATGCCGCGAAGTTGGAAGGCCAGGGTCGGTCCGAAGACGATATGGCGATGCTGCGCGTGGAGCGGGAGTATCGCAACTGCCTGTTGGTCGAGCGGCCGAATGGGGATTTTGCCCAGACCATGCTGCGGCAACTCTATTTCGCCACCTTTATGGAGCCGTTTTGGAAGGCGGCTTTGGCGTCGCCTGATGAGGTGATCCGTGGGGTCGCGGGCAAGGCGGTGAAGGAGATGGCATATCACATCCGCCATGCGGCGGAGTGGGTGATCCGGCTAGGCGATGGCACCGAGGAAAGTGCCGCGAAGATGCAGGCGGCTGTCGTCGAACTGCATCGGTTCACCGGAGAACTGTTCGAGAGCAGCGCGGCAGCGGTATCTTGCGAGGCCGATGGGATCTTGCCGGTTCGCGCCGAGATGCGCGGCGAATGGGACCGGGTGATCGGGATGGTGTTTGGCGAGGCGTTGTTGGAGCTGCCCGATGTGCCCTATCCGCAAGCGGGCGGTCGCGACGGCATTCATGGCGAAGGTTTGGGCCATCTTCTGGCCGAGATGCAGTATCTTCAGCGCGCGCATCCGGGGGCGGAATGGTAG
- the paaD gene encoding 1,2-phenylacetyl-CoA epoxidase subunit PaaD codes for MVAVLDHKRAWDAAASVPDPEVPCVNVEELGILRSVDLVDGVAVAKVTPTYSGCPATMAIEMAIEVALREAGFDVRIERVLSPPWTTDWITEAGREKLRAYGIAPPVEASGSVRALFGEVTVACPRCGSEQTEKISEFGSTACKAQYRCLSCAEPFDYFKCI; via the coding sequence ATGGTAGCGGTTCTGGACCACAAACGCGCTTGGGACGCGGCAGCATCGGTGCCGGACCCAGAGGTGCCCTGCGTCAATGTCGAAGAGCTTGGCATTTTGCGTAGCGTCGATCTGGTCGATGGGGTTGCGGTGGCCAAGGTGACGCCGACTTATTCCGGGTGCCCCGCGACGATGGCGATTGAGATGGCGATTGAAGTCGCGCTTCGCGAGGCCGGGTTTGATGTGCGGATCGAGCGGGTGTTGTCGCCACCCTGGACAACAGATTGGATCACCGAAGCTGGCCGCGAGAAGCTGCGCGCCTATGGGATTGCGCCGCCGGTGGAGGCGTCGGGCTCCGTGCGCGCGCTCTTTGGGGAAGTGACGGTGGCTTGCCCGCGCTGCGGCTCGGAGCAGACCGAGAAGATCAGCGAGTTCGGGTCGACGGCCTGCAAGGCGCAGTATCGCTGTTTGAGCTGCGCCGAGCCGTTTGACTATTTCAAATGCATTTGA
- a CDS encoding 2Fe-2S iron-sulfur cluster-binding protein, protein MFHDLNVAEVRAETDEAVAISFELPEALAETFAYQPGQYLTLRAEVNGADMRRNYSIASLPGEPLTVGVKRVEDGVFSTFAQGLKPGDVVQVMPPEGRFICDGQERVVLIAAGSGITPMVSIAGDALARGADVTLIYGNRRSETIMFRETLEALKDRYLGQFTLIHVLSREPQDVALLSGRVDAEKVTRLVQAGAVDLAHADGVFLCGPGEMIDAVEGALTALGVDRDLIHHERFFMAGEAPRMPKSAEAEAAAAEGVEVEVVLDGARRVFTYGPEDETVIAAAERAGLELPYSCRGGMCCTCRCKVEEGSAEMAVNYSLEPWELEAGFTLACQSRPTSKKLRLDFDAA, encoded by the coding sequence ATGTTTCATGACCTGAACGTGGCGGAGGTGCGTGCGGAAACCGATGAGGCGGTGGCGATCTCTTTCGAACTGCCCGAGGCGCTGGCCGAGACCTTTGCCTATCAGCCTGGGCAATATCTGACGCTGCGCGCCGAGGTGAATGGCGCGGATATGCGGCGGAACTACTCGATTGCCTCGCTACCTGGGGAGCCGCTGACCGTTGGGGTGAAGCGTGTCGAGGACGGGGTGTTTTCGACCTTCGCGCAAGGGCTGAAGCCGGGCGATGTGGTGCAGGTGATGCCGCCGGAGGGGCGGTTTATCTGCGACGGGCAAGAGCGGGTTGTGTTGATCGCGGCGGGCTCGGGGATCACGCCGATGGTGTCGATTGCGGGCGATGCGCTGGCGCGTGGCGCCGATGTGACGCTGATCTATGGCAACCGGCGGAGCGAGACGATCATGTTCCGCGAGACACTGGAGGCGTTGAAAGATCGCTATCTAGGGCAGTTTACGCTGATCCATGTGCTGAGCCGAGAGCCGCAGGATGTGGCGCTTCTGTCGGGTCGGGTGGATGCGGAGAAGGTGACGCGGCTGGTGCAGGCCGGAGCCGTGGACTTGGCCCATGCGGATGGGGTGTTCCTGTGCGGGCCGGGCGAGATGATTGATGCGGTGGAGGGGGCTCTGACGGCGCTTGGCGTTGATCGCGACCTCATTCATCATGAGCGGTTTTTCATGGCGGGAGAGGCGCCCCGGATGCCGAAATCGGCCGAGGCGGAGGCCGCAGCGGCAGAAGGCGTTGAGGTGGAGGTTGTTCTGGATGGGGCGCGGCGGGTGTTCACCTATGGCCCCGAGGATGAGACGGTGATCGCGGCGGCGGAACGTGCGGGGTTGGAACTCCCCTATTCCTGTCGCGGAGGCATGTGTTGCACCTGTCGCTGTAAGGTGGAGGAAGGCAGCGCCGAGATGGCGGTGAATTACTCGCTGGAGCCTTGGGAGTTGGAGGCGGGGTTTACGCTGGCCTGTCAATCGCGGCCGACCAGCAAGAAGCTGCGTTTGGATTTTGACGCGGCCTGA
- a CDS encoding class I SAM-dependent methyltransferase codes for MKLKNLELEATALMSEVIFGHGFAHYGYFPNGVPEVLSAEAMGRAQQAYFEKLVEVIPEGVTRVLDVGSGTGANAKALIARGFEVTCVSPSVQMNEMARAKLPDGTGVHDALFEEFESDAQFDICLFAESFHYIDLEKALAQVDRYATRGMVMFDYFRRPGFAHGDGTRGTHQAFLDAVAAQGAFRIVSDEDMTDAITPTFVIHESIKNDKVAPFMTRFREEIAREYPWRAWLMEKMLGRVLDKLNRRTGRAEKFAREHEYRLVVLEREAS; via the coding sequence ATGAAACTTAAAAATCTTGAACTCGAAGCCACGGCGCTGATGTCTGAAGTGATCTTTGGGCATGGCTTTGCGCATTATGGCTATTTCCCCAATGGTGTGCCGGAGGTTCTCTCCGCCGAGGCGATGGGCCGGGCACAGCAGGCTTATTTCGAGAAGCTGGTTGAGGTGATCCCCGAAGGTGTCACGCGGGTTCTTGATGTGGGTTCCGGCACGGGGGCGAACGCCAAGGCGCTGATCGCGCGGGGCTTTGAGGTCACTTGTGTCTCTCCCTCGGTGCAGATGAACGAGATGGCGCGGGCGAAGCTGCCGGACGGCACCGGTGTTCACGATGCGTTGTTTGAAGAGTTTGAGAGCGACGCGCAGTTCGACATCTGCCTCTTCGCGGAGAGCTTTCACTATATCGATCTGGAGAAAGCGCTGGCTCAGGTTGACCGTTACGCCACGCGGGGCATGGTGATGTTCGACTATTTCCGCCGGCCCGGCTTTGCGCATGGCGATGGCACGCGCGGCACGCATCAGGCGTTTCTGGACGCGGTGGCGGCGCAGGGGGCGTTTCGGATTGTCAGCGATGAGGACATGACCGATGCGATCACACCGACCTTTGTGATCCATGAGAGCATCAAGAACGATAAGGTGGCGCCCTTCATGACGCGGTTCCGGGAGGAGATTGCGCGGGAATATCCGTGGCGCGCCTGGCTGATGGAAAAGATGCTGGGCCGGGTTCTGGACAAGCTGAACCGGCGCACCGGGCGGGCGGAGAAGTTTGCCCGCGAGCATGAATATCGGCTGGTGGTCTTGGAGCGCGAGGCAAGTTAG